A window of the Coturnix japonica isolate 7356 chromosome 12, Coturnix japonica 2.1, whole genome shotgun sequence genome harbors these coding sequences:
- the FHIT gene encoding bis(5'-adenosyl)-triphosphatase isoform X2 has product MLRFGQHLIKPSVVFLKTELSYALVNRKPVVPGRILLTSALTMGTCTPGRSREAWYALQARFVHILNISLQHSHQNVICSTHRVNSLELQLQGRDPSLSQDNWIATVSKGLLKQKGNLDVSV; this is encoded by the exons ATGCTGCGGTTTGGCCAGCACCTCATCAAGCCATCTGTGGTCTTCCTGAAAACTGAGCTCTCTTATGCTCTCGTGAACCGCAAGCCGGTGGTCCCAGGCCGTATCCTTTTAACCAGTGCCTTGACCATGGGTACCTGCACTCCTGGGAGAAGCAGGGAAGCTTGGTATGCTCTTCAGGCCAG GTTTGTCCACATCTTGAACATTAGTCTTCAACACAGCCATCAGAATGTAATATGCAGCACACACAGGGTTAACAGCCTGG AGCTTCAGCTTCAGGGTCGAGATCCTTCTCTGAGCCAAGATAATTGG attgCTACTGTCTCAAAAGGGCTCTTAAAGCAAAAAGGCAATTTAGATgtgtctgtttaa